A window of Myxococcus xanthus contains these coding sequences:
- a CDS encoding Kelch repeat-containing protein, with product MSTILRYCIALGALLPLFSGCIDFEQEKSDFCRRNPERCDPPKAVEPNPPQLIEVPRHSSYVEGGGQLDFHVSAVDPQGSTLSFDWFANVGTLSSAQETSSTSHVTWRAPACLASGVTASFTITASNDFKLSASAQFSAIGIPDCPTWEPTGSMSEGRSEFTATLLRSGKVLVAGGYGATQGYTVPPEIYDPVTDTWAATVNLSMGRRGHTATLLPSGKVLVAGGYGSTGFLATAEVYDPFAGTWTATGNLSVGRGRHSATLLASGKVLITGGNANSGPLATAELYDPTTGTWASAASMTSGRLLHTATLLPSGKVLATGGTLNNELLATTELYDPYNNTWTSTGSLSASRREHTATLLPSGKVLVTGGYGIGGTLATSEVYEPNTGTWASTGSLSTERNFHTATLLPSGKVLVAGGSGKGGYRTTAEVYDPTPGTWTATSSLSVGRNQATATLLPSGKVLMAGGRNDLVTAEVYNPGTGTWGSTGNPSTGRIEHTATLLTSGKVLVAGGYGSGEKHFATAELYDPTTGIWTSTGNLSAGRSTHTATLLSSGKVLVTGGQGNTPGYLATAEVYDPDTGIWTSIESMASGRIYHTATLLPSGKVLVTGGVLGTTNLASAELYDPHTGTWTTTGSLSASRSAHTATLIPPGKVLVTGGNSLSGTLATTEMYDPHTGTWTSTGNLSAERFLHTATLLPSGKVLVAGAGTAELYDPATNSWAFTGSLVTESYEHSATLLPSGMVLVTGGVNTAEVFNPETGTWFRTGSPKFRYTNAVVLLHSGKVLATGYNSPNLGVAEIYTP from the coding sequence ATGAGCACAATCCTCCGCTACTGCATAGCACTGGGCGCTCTCCTGCCCCTCTTCTCCGGCTGTATAGACTTCGAGCAAGAGAAGAGCGATTTCTGCCGACGCAACCCTGAGCGATGTGACCCACCCAAGGCGGTTGAGCCGAATCCGCCTCAACTCATCGAGGTCCCCAGACACTCTTCATATGTGGAAGGAGGAGGCCAGCTAGACTTCCACGTCTCCGCAGTGGATCCGCAGGGCAGCACGCTCAGTTTTGATTGGTTCGCGAACGTCGGCACCTTGAGCTCCGCCCAGGAAACCTCCAGCACGAGCCATGTCACTTGGCGAGCCCCTGCGTGCCTGGCCTCGGGAGTCACTGCCTCCTTCACAATCACCGCGAGCAATGATTTCAAACTATCTGCCTCGGCCCAGTTCTCCGCCATTGGCATCCCGGATTGCCCGACATGGGAACCAACCGGCAGCATGAGTGAAGGCCGCTCTGAATTCACGGCCACACTTCTACGCTCGGGCAAGGTACTCGTGGCAGGAGGATACGGGGCGACCCAGGGGTACACAGTCCCGCCTGAGATTTACGACCCGGTGACAGACACCTGGGCAGCTACCGTCAACCTTTCCATGGGTCGCAGAGGTCACACGGCCACGCTGCTCCCTTCGGGCAAGGTACTGGTCGCAGGTGGCTACGGAAGCACTGGATTCCTCGCCACGGCGGAGGTGTACGACCCGTTCGCCGGCACCTGGACTGCTACTGGCAATCTCTCCGTGGGCCGAGGCCGCCACTCGGCCACGCTACTTGCCTCCGGAAAAGTCCTGATCACAGGCGGCAATGCCAACAGCGGCCCCCTTGCCACGGCTGAACTCTACGACCCGACCACAGGCACCTGGGCCTCCGCCGCAAGCATGACCTCGGGCCGGCTCCTCCACACTGCCACACTTCTCCCCTCAGGCAAGGTCCTGGCAACAGGAGGGACTCTCAATAACGAACTCCTCGCCACAACGGAACTCTACGACCCATACAATAATACCTGGACCTCCACCGGCAGCCTCTCTGCGAGCCGACGCGAGCACACAGCTACGCTGCTTCCCTCTGGCAAGGTACTGGTAACAGGCGGCTATGGCATTGGCGGAACCCTCGCCACATCAGAAGTGTATGAGCCGAACACAGGCACCTGGGCCTCCACTGGAAGCCTCTCCACTGAGCGAAACTTCCATACGGCCACGCTCCTACCCTCGGGCAAAGTGCTGGTGGCAGGCGGCTCCGGCAAGGGCGGATACCGAACGACCGCAGAAGTCTACGACCCGACCCCAGGCACCTGGACCGCAACGAGTAGCCTCTCGGTGGGCCGCAATCAGGCTACAGCCACATTGCTGCCCTCGGGCAAGGTGCTGATGGCAGGCGGCAGAAACGACCTTGTGACAGCAGAGGTTTACAATCCGGGGACAGGCACCTGGGGCTCCACCGGCAACCCCTCCACGGGTCGCATTGAGCACACGGCCACGCTGCTCACTTCGGGCAAGGTACTTGTTGCAGGTGGCTACGGGAGTGGCGAAAAGCACTTCGCCACGGCGGAATTGTACGACCCGACCACAGGCATCTGGACTTCCACTGGCAATCTCTCCGCGGGCCGAAGCACTCACACCGCCACGCTGCTTTCCTCTGGAAAGGTCCTGGTGACAGGCGGCCAGGGAAATACCCCTGGGTACCTCGCCACGGCAGAAGTGTATGACCCAGACACAGGCATCTGGACCTCTATCGAAAGCATGGCCTCTGGCCGTATCTACCACACAGCCACCCTGCTCCCCTCAGGCAAAGTCCTGGTGACAGGCGGCGTTCTCGGCACAACGAACCTCGCCTCGGCAGAATTGTACGACCCGCACACTGGAACCTGGACCACTACTGGCAGTCTCTCCGCGAGCCGAAGTGCTCACACGGCCACCCTGATTCCCCCTGGGAAGGTGCTTGTAACAGGCGGTAATTCATTGAGCGGCACTCTCGCCACGACCGAGATGTACGACCCGCACACTGGTACTTGGACATCCACAGGCAACCTCTCTGCAGAGCGTTTTCTCCATACAGCCACACTGCTCCCCTCAGGCAAGGTGCTGGTAGCAGGCGCCGGCACCGCAGAACTGTACGACCCAGCAACAAATAGCTGGGCCTTCACCGGTAGCTTGGTAACAGAAAGCTATGAGCACTCGGCCACGCTACTCCCCTCCGGAATGGTATTGGTAACAGGTGGCGTCAACACCGCAGAGGTATTCAACCCGGAAACAGGCACCTGGTTCCGCACTGGCAGCCCAAAGTTCAGATACACCAATGCGGTGGTGTTGCTACACTCGGGGAAGGTACTGGCAACCGGATACAACAGCCCGAACCTCGGGGTGGCAGAGATATACACCCCCTGA
- a CDS encoding transposase translates to MKLVLEEGKSIAEVARDLDLTETAFRRWVEQARTDRGQGKPGALTSEERAELSQLRKRLRQLEMEKELLKTRRPSSRRR, encoded by the coding sequence GTGAAGTTGGTGCTGGAGGAGGGCAAGTCCATCGCGGAGGTGGCGAGGGACTTGGACCTGACGGAGACGGCCTTCCGCCGGTGGGTGGAGCAGGCCCGGACGGACCGGGGGCAAGGCAAGCCGGGCGCCCTCACCAGCGAGGAGCGGGCGGAACTCTCCCAGTTGCGCAAACGCCTGCGGCAGCTGGAAATGGAGAAAGAGCTACTAAAAACGCGGCGGCCTTCTTCGCGAAGGAGATGA